One Malus domestica chromosome 11, GDT2T_hap1 genomic region harbors:
- the LOC103422686 gene encoding cytochrome P450 86A1-like translates to METLPILSALFAATSVYLFWFYLLARKLTGPSVWPVVGSLPLLYSNRKQIHDWITSNLRATGGSATYQTCTLALPFVARKQGLYTVTSNPKNIEHILRARFDNYPKGPTWQAAFHDLLGEGIFNSDGETWLIQRKTAALEFTTRTLRQAMARWVNRTIRNRLWCILDKAERDHIAVDLQDLLLRLTFDNICGLTFGKDPETLSPDLPDNPFAKAFDNATEATLQRLLYPAFLWRIQKFFGLGAERQLEKSLKVVGDYMNDAVAARKLTPSDDLISRFMNKRDVDGNPFPSAVLQRIALNFVLAGRDTSSVALSWFFHLIMENPHIEEKIIAEISKVLKQTRGDDPRLWTEEPLAFDEADKLVYLKAALAETLRLYPSVPEDFKYVVKDDVLPDGTFVPAGSTVTYSIYSVGRMKSIWGEDCMEFKPERWISADGNRFEPPKDGYKFVAFNGGPRTCLGKDLAYLQMKSVVSAVLLRYRLSPVPGFRAQQKMSLTLFMKKGLQVHLHPRKLGVGPGHVAATSA, encoded by the exons ATGGAAACCCTACCGATTCTCTCCGCCCTATTTGCTGCCACATCCGTATACCTCTTCTGGTTCTACCTCTTGGCTAGAAAACTCACCGGCCCGAGCGTCTGGCCAGTTGTGGGCAGCCTTCCGTTACTCTACTCAAATCGGAAGCAAATCCATGATTGGATCACGAGCAACCTCCGCGCCACCGGCGGTTCCGCCACCTACCAAACATGCACGCTTGCTCTCCCCTTCGTGGCTCGCAAGCAAGGGTTGTACACCGTGACAAGCAACCCTAAAAACATCGAGCATATTCTCCGTGCCCGGTTCGATAATTATCCCAAGGGCCCGACGTGGCAGGCAGCTTTTCATGACCTTTTGGGGGAAGGGATATTCAACAGCGACGGAGAGACGTGGCTGATACAGAGGAAGACGGCTGCTTTGGAGTTCACGACACGGACGTTGAGGCAGGCCATGGCTCGGTGGGTGAACCGGACGATCAGGAACCGgctttggtgcattttggataAGGCGGAGAGAGATCACATCGCGGTGGACTTGCAGGACCTTCTGCTTCGCTTGACATTCGACAACATTTGTGGACTCACATTCG GCAAGGACCCGGAAACGCTGTCGCCGGATCTACCCGACAACCCATTTGCAAAGGCTTTCGACAACGCCACTGAAGCCACCCTCCAGCGCCTCCTCTACCCCGCTTTCCTATGGAGAATCCAGAAGTTCTTCGGTCTCGGCGCCGAGCGACAGCTCGAGAAGAGCCTCAAAGTCGTTGGGGACTACATGAACGACGCCGTCGCCGCCCGCAAGTTGACACCGTCCGACGACCTCATCTCCCGCTTCATGAACAAGCGCGACGTCGACGGCAACCCATTCCCAAGCGCGGTCCTCCAGCGCATCGCTCTTAACTTCGTCCTCGCCGGCCGCGACACGTCGTCGGTTGCGCTCAGCTGGTTCTTCCACCTCATCATGGAAAATCCCCACATCGAGGAGAAAATCATCGCCGAGATCTCGAAGGTGCTGAAACAGACACGTGGTGATGATCCGCGGCTATGGACGGAGGAGCCCTTGGCGTTCGACGAGGCGGATAAATTGGTTTACTTGAAGGCAGCGCTGGCTGAGACTTTACGACTATACCCCTCCGTGCCGGAGGATTTCAAATACGTCGTGAAAGACGACGTTCTGCCTGACGGGACTTTCGTGCCGGCCGGTTCGACGGTGACGTATTCGATTTACTCGGTGGGGAGGATGAAGAGCATTTGGGGTGAGGATTGCATGGAGTTTAAACCGGAAAGGTGGATCTCGGCCGACGGGAACCGGTTCGAACCGCCCAAGGACGGTTACAAGTTCGTGGCGTTCAATGGTGGACCGAGGACTTGTTTGGGGAAGGACTTGGCTTACCTGCAGATGAAATCGGTGGTTTCCGCCGTGCTTTTGCGTTACCGGCTGTCTCCAGTTCCCGGTTTCCGGGCCCAGCAGAAGATGTCGCTCACGCTCTTCATGAAGAAGGGGCTTCAGGTGCATTTGCATCCACGTAAGCTAGGTGTTGGGCCAGGTCATGTGGCTGCCACCTCAGCATAG
- the LOC103422684 gene encoding uncharacterized protein, producing MASLTMVFPPVVTGRATGQVYAATEAKGGSKQEKGPFDWILGGLAKEDQLLEVDPILKKVEDKNGSVSGGKGTVAVPPKKKQGGFGGLFAKKD from the coding sequence ATGGCTTCCTTGACAATGGTCTTTCCTCCGGTGGTGACTGGCAGAGCAACCGGCCAAGTGTACGCTGCAACGGAGGCCAAGGGAGGAAGCAAACAAGAGAAGGGTCCGTTTGATTGGATTCTCGGAGGGCTAGCAAAGGAGGACCAGCTGCTGGAGGTTGATCCAATCCTGAAGAAGGTTGAGGACAAGAATGGTTCCGTCAGCGGCGGCAAGGGCACTGTGGCTGTGCCGCCGAAGAAGAAGCAGGGTGGCTTTGGAGGCCTTTTTGCCAAGAAGGACTGA